One Jeotgalicoccus saudimassiliensis DNA window includes the following coding sequences:
- a CDS encoding ABC transporter permease, with protein sequence MTDMIYARWLLIKRRLPKILIWLTLPLFLTLAASAVFNNTSDDFRVPVAVIVHEQSAEADYFAEGLAGSEFMDVEVFDDTESQAVLRELEQYQLDSVFILPEDYEEKVRDVKRRNLIETYFTDRSIYYEPAKELAASVIQERMGAYGTVDFVMNMQEEMLAENEVSGEEIAAERERIETGTNLVQQVFYFHGERTDTEEQTGLNPWAVWAYITLIITIFTFDFVTRETVGGAGVRFTFMKYSYKSFMILTFVLMTGLMLVIDGITWMIISDKLSADISLLSLVMYRIVVNSIAFLLASAVSTPVKLYQLAIAVAMTVLVLHVAMPVIISVTGIHVISALHPVRIFTENNLNIPWLIILILLMFVWMWRDSNARS encoded by the coding sequence ATGACTGATATGATCTATGCAAGATGGCTGCTTATAAAACGCCGGCTGCCGAAAATACTGATATGGCTTACACTGCCACTCTTTTTGACGCTTGCAGCATCAGCAGTATTTAATAATACCAGCGATGATTTCAGGGTGCCTGTTGCGGTTATTGTCCATGAACAGAGTGCTGAAGCGGATTATTTTGCAGAAGGACTTGCCGGCAGCGAGTTTATGGACGTTGAAGTATTTGATGACACAGAAAGTCAGGCTGTGTTAAGAGAGCTTGAACAATATCAGCTGGACAGTGTATTCATCTTACCGGAAGACTATGAAGAAAAAGTGCGTGACGTAAAGCGGAGAAACTTAATAGAGACGTATTTTACAGATCGTTCGATTTATTATGAACCGGCAAAAGAACTTGCGGCATCGGTCATCCAGGAACGGATGGGAGCATACGGCACAGTTGATTTTGTAATGAATATGCAGGAAGAGATGCTTGCTGAAAATGAAGTGTCGGGTGAGGAAATTGCTGCTGAACGCGAGCGTATTGAGACCGGTACAAATCTCGTGCAACAGGTGTTTTATTTCCACGGTGAACGGACGGACACAGAGGAACAGACAGGTTTAAACCCATGGGCGGTATGGGCCTATATTACGCTGATTATTACCATTTTTACATTCGACTTTGTTACACGTGAAACCGTCGGTGGAGCAGGTGTCAGATTTACGTTTATGAAGTATTCCTACAAGTCATTTATGATACTGACCTTCGTATTGATGACCGGCCTGATGCTGGTCATAGACGGCATTACCTGGATGATAATCAGTGACAAGCTGTCGGCGGATATCAGTCTGCTGTCACTCGTTATGTACAGAATTGTTGTTAACAGCATCGCTTTTCTGCTTGCATCAGCCGTGAGCACACCGGTAAAGCTCTATCAGCTGGCAATTGCGGTGGCAATGACTGTTCTTGTACTCCATGTTGCAATGCCGGTCATTATTTCCGTTACAGGGATACATGTCATTTCGGCACTTCATCCGGTACGGATTTTTACAGAAAATAATTTAAACATTCCATGGCTGATTATACTTATACTGCTGATGTTTGTTTGGATGTGGAGGGATAGTAATGCTCGAAGTTAA
- a CDS encoding ABC transporter permease: MRKMKHIFVFIANDISRLRRKWLTLPLIFISPVIFLSLVIWMLSSFLSFDDPDKMSVGLVNLDDSEETEMIVSALADSADVADGFEMTVLSEADAEMMIENNELVSYIIFPGKFTERMMQGESSELVVVGNPDMKLESYVISSVIDTVVRHIRNSQAGILTINHYAKEFGMNDEERHELIFQEFVSQFIQVLSSGTLMDEHERTQNVSAGNLYFIVNALFIIMTLWVYMLYTALMRDVSSNLEDRMQVFGVTYLSRGAAKVLTVGTLVTAASAFITFWVLFFGGIELDFENMIRLLVLIVLHIYTTVIIMVIIDWLIPSFKLGIVAQLAFQILIILFAGSIIPRIYFPLYMDRIFEYMYSYQGLSWMEEIILNGRFTMETDVMILTLAGVSGLFLVLAVLKERGLL, translated from the coding sequence ATGAGAAAAATGAAGCATATATTTGTATTCATCGCTAACGACATCAGCAGACTTAGGAGGAAGTGGCTGACACTTCCTCTTATTTTCATTTCACCGGTCATTTTTCTGAGTCTTGTGATCTGGATGCTGAGTTCATTTCTGTCGTTTGATGATCCGGATAAAATGTCTGTCGGTCTCGTCAATTTAGATGACAGCGAAGAGACGGAAATGATTGTATCTGCACTTGCCGATTCGGCCGATGTTGCAGACGGATTTGAGATGACGGTACTGTCAGAAGCGGATGCAGAAATGATGATCGAAAATAATGAGCTGGTCTCTTATATAATATTCCCCGGGAAATTTACGGAAAGAATGATGCAGGGGGAATCCAGTGAATTGGTTGTCGTTGGTAATCCCGATATGAAGCTTGAAAGTTATGTCATCAGCAGCGTGATTGACACGGTCGTGAGGCATATCAGAAACTCACAGGCGGGAATATTAACAATTAACCACTACGCAAAAGAATTTGGTATGAATGATGAAGAGCGTCATGAATTGATTTTTCAGGAGTTTGTCAGCCAGTTTATTCAGGTGCTTTCAAGTGGAACCTTAATGGATGAACATGAGAGAACCCAGAATGTCAGTGCGGGGAATCTGTATTTTATCGTAAATGCGCTGTTTATCATTATGACACTCTGGGTGTATATGCTCTATACAGCGTTAATGCGTGACGTGAGCAGCAATCTCGAAGACCGCATGCAAGTGTTCGGTGTCACTTACCTCTCCCGCGGTGCAGCAAAAGTACTGACTGTCGGCACGCTTGTCACGGCTGCATCAGCCTTTATAACATTTTGGGTTCTGTTTTTCGGCGGTATTGAACTGGATTTTGAAAATATGATACGGCTGCTCGTTTTAATTGTGCTCCATATATATACGACGGTAATCATTATGGTTATTATCGACTGGCTCATTCCGTCGTTTAAACTGGGTATCGTTGCACAGCTGGCATTCCAGATATTGATTATATTATTTGCAGGGAGCATTATTCCCAGAATCTATTTCCCGTTGTATATGGACCGGATATTTGAATATATGTACAGCTACCAGGGATTATCGTGGATGGAAGAGATTATTTTAAACGGCCGGTTTACGATGGAAACTGACGTTATGATACTGACACTTGCTGGTGTTTCGGGCTTATTTTTAGTACTGGCTGTCTTAAAGGAGCGTGGATTATTATGA
- a CDS encoding DUF6583 family protein: protein MGKKGLTILGVSVGVIAVLAIGAYILFQTMVNNPKNNYLLAELDSVEDSFGLFEERFESELDWYEHAQENAIQSTVDITAETNDPSFQEMGMTDMINNSNIKLDVGQDVANEVSTLGLNADVAGFSISDVHAYITGEKAGVTLPFVEEYMVVNEEDAASFLHKLDPETFTGEEDIDYSVFFESSAMTETQREYFKDEYSSFIRENLPDEAFESESEEITVGDNTVNADKLTMTLTEEQIHTFLRDLFNKMAEDEELANIIETQMMAANVGNPEAPTGEEAATEFNDSLKEAAENVEDLGFPDGLTSIIWTDGDDNIIQRDMDTALTIDDSTGQIAVDGTTEVKENSRVTNYDIAVSDDSMETVFGYTADLNETETGYEDTITLRADADDISGDLVIINSVKSEEEDNEIWNADISFNEELFGSPLTLYVESNSVYNDDQATGDMTFYAEDGMNVTKDTFVLNLASDSETVSEIELPGEDNEKNIGQMSEDELNSYFNDEVGPQFEEWVTENFGAPSGF, encoded by the coding sequence ATGGGGAAGAAAGGTTTAACAATTTTAGGTGTGTCCGTCGGGGTCATTGCGGTACTGGCAATCGGGGCATACATTCTGTTTCAAACGATGGTGAACAACCCGAAAAACAACTACCTGTTGGCTGAGCTCGACAGTGTGGAGGATTCTTTCGGTTTGTTTGAAGAGCGCTTTGAGAGCGAGCTGGACTGGTATGAACATGCTCAGGAAAATGCGATTCAGTCAACAGTGGATATTACAGCTGAGACAAACGATCCGTCATTCCAGGAAATGGGGATGACAGACATGATTAACAACTCTAATATTAAATTGGATGTCGGACAGGATGTGGCGAATGAAGTCAGTACATTAGGACTTAACGCCGATGTTGCAGGGTTCTCCATTTCAGACGTACATGCATACATTACAGGTGAAAAAGCAGGTGTAACACTGCCGTTTGTCGAAGAGTATATGGTGGTTAACGAAGAAGATGCAGCTTCATTCCTGCATAAGCTGGATCCGGAAACATTTACCGGTGAAGAAGATATTGACTACTCGGTCTTCTTTGAATCCAGTGCAATGACAGAAACACAGCGCGAATACTTTAAAGATGAGTATTCTTCATTCATCAGAGAAAATCTTCCTGATGAAGCTTTTGAATCAGAAAGTGAAGAAATTACTGTTGGAGATAATACGGTCAATGCAGATAAGCTGACTATGACTTTAACCGAGGAACAGATTCATACGTTCCTGAGAGATTTATTCAATAAGATGGCTGAAGACGAAGAACTTGCCAACATTATAGAAACGCAGATGATGGCAGCAAATGTGGGTAATCCGGAAGCGCCGACGGGTGAAGAAGCAGCGACGGAGTTTAACGATTCATTAAAAGAAGCTGCAGAAAATGTTGAAGATCTTGGTTTCCCTGATGGTCTGACTTCAATAATCTGGACAGACGGCGACGACAATATTATACAGCGCGATATGGATACTGCCCTGACGATTGACGACTCTACAGGTCAGATTGCAGTCGATGGTACGACTGAAGTTAAAGAAAACAGCAGAGTGACTAACTACGATATTGCTGTGTCAGATGATAGTATGGAAACAGTATTCGGCTACACTGCAGATTTAAACGAAACTGAAACAGGCTATGAAGATACAATCACTTTAAGAGCCGATGCTGACGATATTTCAGGTGACCTTGTAATAATCAATTCGGTTAAATCTGAAGAAGAAGACAATGAAATCTGGAATGCAGATATCAGTTTTAACGAAGAGTTGTTCGGTTCACCATTAACGTTATATGTTGAAAGCAATTCTGTTTATAACGATGATCAGGCGACCGGGGATATGACATTTTATGCTGAAGACGGCATGAATGTTACGAAAGATACGTTCGTACTGAATCTTGCCAGTGATAGTGAGACGGTAAGTGAAATTGAACTGCCGGGTGAGGATAACGAGAAAAATATCGGTCAGATGAGTGAGGATGAACTGAACTCATACTTTAACGATGAAGTCGGTCCGCAATTCGAAGAATGGGTGACAGAAAACTTCGGAGCACCGTCAGGATTCTAA